One Mycolicibacterium fortuitum subsp. fortuitum genomic window carries:
- a CDS encoding aromatic ring-hydroxylating oxygenase subunit alpha — protein sequence MIVAIDAGYLRSLVNWEEGKIGPEIFVSDEIYRLEQERIFGRSWLFLAHDSMIPKPHDFFATYMGGDPVLVTRQPDGSVKAFLNVCRHRGMRVCRAEEGNARSFMCTYHGWTYDSAGELVGVPNLDDAYENKLSLGDNGLVQVAQIASYKGLIFGNFDPAAPPLDEYLGALKFYIDGWVDHAEGGVEILPGAIKWTINANWKLAAEQFAGDTYHATTSHLSSLLAFGPGFDAKDGAHVSLREGHGESFLFERHTRFSDDPLGQYNENKRRIARERVGDRADMVANFNAFPNFAGLPGSANIRVWHPKGPTKFEIWSFTVVEKNAPEEARRAQQISASFTEGAAGVVETDDGENWGMIGGVLEQGYQARKMAWNYEMGLGSERENPDFPGEYHDSFFGEAGQRGFYRRWLEFMTTESWPVIPPEERSVAVPAVAMSDVAGAR from the coding sequence ATGATCGTGGCCATTGATGCCGGCTATCTGCGCTCGTTGGTGAATTGGGAGGAAGGCAAGATCGGGCCCGAGATCTTCGTCAGCGACGAGATCTACCGGTTGGAGCAGGAGCGCATCTTCGGGCGATCCTGGCTCTTCCTCGCGCACGACAGCATGATCCCCAAGCCCCACGACTTCTTCGCCACCTACATGGGCGGAGACCCCGTGCTCGTGACGCGGCAGCCCGACGGCAGCGTGAAGGCGTTCCTGAACGTATGCCGGCACCGGGGCATGCGGGTCTGCCGGGCCGAGGAGGGAAATGCACGGTCGTTCATGTGTACCTACCACGGCTGGACCTACGACAGTGCGGGTGAGTTGGTCGGTGTTCCGAACCTCGACGACGCCTACGAAAACAAGCTGTCCCTCGGCGACAACGGCCTGGTACAGGTCGCTCAGATCGCGAGTTACAAAGGGCTGATCTTCGGCAACTTCGACCCGGCGGCGCCACCCCTCGACGAGTACCTCGGCGCGCTGAAGTTCTACATCGACGGCTGGGTCGACCATGCCGAGGGCGGGGTCGAAATCCTGCCCGGCGCCATCAAGTGGACGATCAACGCCAACTGGAAACTGGCCGCCGAACAGTTCGCCGGCGACACCTACCACGCGACGACCAGCCACCTGTCCTCGCTGCTGGCTTTCGGGCCCGGGTTCGACGCGAAGGACGGCGCACATGTGTCGCTGCGCGAAGGCCACGGGGAGAGCTTCCTGTTCGAGCGACACACCCGGTTCTCCGACGACCCGCTGGGGCAGTACAACGAGAACAAGCGGCGGATCGCGCGGGAGCGGGTGGGCGATCGCGCCGACATGGTGGCCAACTTCAACGCGTTCCCGAACTTCGCCGGCCTACCCGGCTCAGCCAACATCCGCGTGTGGCATCCGAAAGGGCCGACGAAGTTCGAGATCTGGTCGTTCACCGTCGTCGAGAAAAACGCCCCTGAGGAAGCCCGTCGGGCCCAACAGATTTCCGCATCGTTCACCGAGGGTGCGGCCGGTGTCGTCGAGACCGACGACGGCGAGAACTGGGGGATGATCGGCGGCGTGCTCGAGCAGGGCTACCAGGCCCGGAAAATGGCATGGAACTACGAGATGGGGCTGGGCAGCGAGCGGGAGAACCCGGACTTCCCCGGTGAATACCATGATTCGTTCTTCGGCGAGGCCGGACAACGCGGTTTCTACCGACGCTGGCTGGAGTTCATGACGACCGAGTCCTGGCCGGTCATCCCACCCGAGGAGCGCAGTGTCGCGGTGCCCGCGGTCGCCATGAGCGATGTGGCGGGTGCCCGATGA
- a CDS encoding alpha/beta fold hydrolase produces MATLTVDGVDLYYEDHGSGEPLLLVHGAAASGRWFGDLIPQLAAKYRVIVPDLRGLGRSARVAPLERPQVWVADLWRLLDSLGLDRVHLAGVSLGSRIAGRMVLDNRARITTLTVDAPIIGLSKSGNASLNSVFTAVDPESAQAREWNDLHGDDWRDAVRFYAETRSTEQFQEYLTLRPHLADIDVPTLICRGDLDDAIHPVDDAFIWHKQAPDTQLFIAPGLTQSSIMLERAANFVTEFEAFQARCALGSAA; encoded by the coding sequence ATGGCGACGTTGACGGTCGATGGCGTTGATCTCTACTACGAGGATCACGGGAGCGGAGAACCACTGCTACTGGTGCACGGCGCCGCGGCGTCGGGGCGATGGTTCGGCGACCTGATTCCCCAACTCGCGGCCAAGTACCGGGTGATCGTTCCGGATCTGCGCGGGTTGGGACGCAGTGCGCGGGTGGCGCCGTTGGAACGCCCGCAAGTGTGGGTGGCCGATCTCTGGCGCCTGCTGGACTCACTCGGCCTGGACCGCGTCCATCTCGCCGGTGTGTCGCTCGGCTCACGGATCGCCGGGCGGATGGTGCTCGACAACCGGGCACGGATCACGACCCTGACCGTGGACGCGCCGATCATCGGATTGAGCAAGAGCGGAAACGCTTCGCTCAATTCGGTTTTCACGGCCGTGGACCCGGAGAGCGCTCAGGCCCGCGAGTGGAATGATCTGCACGGGGACGACTGGCGCGATGCCGTCCGGTTCTACGCCGAGACCCGGAGCACCGAACAGTTCCAGGAGTACTTAACCCTGCGACCGCATCTGGCGGACATCGACGTCCCCACCCTGATCTGCCGCGGTGACCTCGATGATGCGATCCACCCGGTGGACGACGCGTTCATCTGGCACAAGCAGGCGCCCGACACCCAGTTGTTCATCGCTCCGGGCCTGACCCAGTCATCGATCATGTTGGAGCGGGCGGCGAACTTCGTCACCGAATTCGAGGCATTCCAGGCGCGTTGCGCGCTCGGATCCGCGGCATGA
- a CDS encoding alpha/beta fold hydrolase, whose product MTVTTRMHWEHSSSHTVEIDGHPVHYHDVGAGPPLVMPQAFGPLPGTTAWLTYHRTLGELAARHRCILVDYPNFGRSGPREFHEPVHDLYVRNTLGILDRLGLDTITALGVSTGGTVAIGLALAAPGRVERLIVGGCTASTGGDPYLLATAPTEVGRLFEECQSRPPDRERIARLLRSLVFDPGQIDDGLVEQMYRWRVDEPRHAEAWARSTIVARSNLAALQAVVAPTLVIHGRHDRMVPMEGALQLLSHLPSADLMVLNKCGHWPPFERPWDFARAVRTFLST is encoded by the coding sequence TTGACGGTCACTACTCGGATGCACTGGGAACACAGCAGTAGCCACACAGTGGAGATCGACGGGCATCCGGTCCACTATCACGATGTCGGTGCCGGCCCGCCGCTGGTCATGCCGCAGGCGTTCGGTCCGCTGCCCGGCACGACGGCCTGGCTCACCTACCACCGCACCCTCGGTGAGCTGGCTGCGCGTCATCGGTGCATCCTCGTGGACTACCCGAACTTCGGGCGCAGCGGACCGCGAGAGTTCCACGAGCCGGTGCACGACCTCTATGTGCGAAATACTCTCGGGATACTGGACCGACTCGGGCTGGACACGATCACTGCTCTCGGTGTCTCCACCGGGGGAACTGTGGCGATCGGTTTGGCGCTCGCCGCACCGGGACGTGTGGAACGGTTGATCGTCGGCGGGTGCACCGCCTCGACCGGCGGTGATCCGTACCTGCTGGCTACGGCACCGACCGAGGTTGGGCGTCTGTTCGAAGAATGCCAATCGCGACCGCCGGACCGCGAACGCATCGCGCGGTTGCTTCGCAGTCTCGTGTTCGATCCTGGGCAGATCGATGACGGTCTCGTCGAGCAGATGTACCGATGGCGGGTGGACGAACCGCGCCACGCCGAAGCCTGGGCCCGCTCGACCATTGTGGCCCGTAGCAATCTGGCCGCGTTACAGGCCGTGGTCGCGCCCACGCTGGTGATTCATGGACGCCATGACCGCATGGTGCCCATGGAGGGGGCACTGCAGCTGCTGAGCCATCTGCCTTCGGCGGATCTGATGGTTTTGAACAAGTGCGGGCATTGGCCGCCGTTCGAACGCCCGTGGGACTTCGCCCGCGCCGTTCGCACATTCCTTTCCACGTGA
- a CDS encoding IclR family transcriptional regulator: MTTISPTVVSPPTRSLHRAPAVQLVADRPLDPDSSTSVAKALALLSCFTPNRPAMGVSEIARQAQLPKSTAHRLLAVLVDWDMVTKRGTEYSPGARLNELAALGSQPDNHELRRVALPHLLDLYEITHETVNLGILTGQDVLYIDKIHGHNGVNSPACVGGRLRAANTAIGKALLAFSDQKVIARVSANLRPATSLSVSSAAQLDRDLAAIRRCGVAYDRQESQPGLTCIAAPIRSWSGAIVAAVSISGPVHRFRPADAAPAVRTAAAGIARHVQEAAWRRATR, from the coding sequence ATGACAACGATCAGCCCCACCGTGGTATCCCCACCGACCCGCTCACTGCATCGGGCACCCGCCGTGCAATTGGTAGCCGACCGTCCGCTGGATCCGGACTCATCGACCTCGGTTGCCAAGGCTCTCGCACTGCTGAGTTGTTTCACGCCGAATCGCCCGGCCATGGGGGTCTCGGAGATCGCGCGTCAGGCACAGCTGCCGAAATCGACAGCACACCGCCTGCTGGCCGTCCTCGTCGACTGGGACATGGTGACCAAACGCGGCACCGAATACTCCCCTGGGGCACGGCTCAACGAGCTCGCCGCGCTCGGCAGCCAACCGGACAACCACGAATTGCGCCGCGTCGCACTGCCACATCTGCTCGACCTTTACGAAATCACCCATGAAACAGTGAATCTCGGCATCCTGACCGGCCAGGACGTCCTGTACATAGACAAGATCCACGGCCACAACGGGGTGAACTCGCCTGCCTGCGTCGGGGGCCGGCTGCGCGCCGCGAACACCGCGATCGGAAAGGCGCTGCTCGCATTCAGCGACCAGAAGGTCATCGCCCGCGTCTCGGCGAACCTTCGGCCCGCCACGTCGTTGAGTGTCTCCTCGGCCGCGCAACTCGATCGCGACCTGGCCGCCATCCGGCGTTGCGGCGTGGCGTACGACCGCCAGGAGAGCCAACCTGGCCTGACCTGTATCGCAGCTCCCATCCGGAGCTGGTCAGGCGCCATCGTCGCGGCGGTCTCGATCTCGGGTCCGGTACATCGATTCCGGCCCGCCGACGCGGCACCGGCAGTCCGGACGGCAGCGGCCGGCATTGCGCGACATGTCCAAGAAGCCGCCTGGCGTCGCGCCACGCGGTGA
- a CDS encoding NAD(P)/FAD-dependent oxidoreductase: protein MTETYVVVGASLAGARAVEALRNEGFDGRIILVGAEYHLPYDRPPLSKEVILGSKDPTDTLIHKSDFYSRNDIELLLGARARRIDTHGRRVELHDGVSIQADKVLLCTGTTPRRPEISGLDLDGVHFLRTVDDAIAIRDRMRAGAAVVILGGGLIGIELAASALQLGNQVTVLERSDAVLGRVLPERIAQCLVRFHVEQGVRMVTGAKVAAVEGDHRVRRVTMDDGTHIEADLVVVGVGVAPAVDVAVNSGIDVDNGIVVDEFCETSVPGVYAAGDVASSPCGHDSGRIRLEHWQNAQNQGIAAARSMVGRREPYRDLPWFWSDQGQTNIQVAGRLHPEDHVVWRGSPESMQFTAFHLRDSVLVGAVGVNRRREVRMAMSLIERRARPEPALLSDPAVDLRSIDDAATPAGQQ from the coding sequence ATGACGGAGACCTACGTGGTCGTCGGAGCCAGTCTGGCCGGAGCCCGCGCGGTAGAGGCGTTGCGCAACGAGGGATTCGACGGCCGCATCATCCTCGTCGGCGCGGAGTACCACCTGCCGTACGACCGGCCACCGCTGTCGAAAGAGGTGATCCTCGGATCAAAAGACCCGACCGACACCCTGATTCACAAGTCGGACTTCTATTCCCGCAACGACATCGAATTACTGCTCGGGGCCCGGGCCCGGCGGATCGATACGCACGGCCGCCGAGTCGAGCTGCACGATGGGGTGTCGATCCAGGCCGACAAGGTGTTGTTGTGTACCGGTACGACGCCCCGCCGCCCCGAGATTTCGGGGCTGGACCTCGACGGCGTGCACTTCCTGCGGACCGTCGACGACGCGATCGCGATCCGTGATCGGATGCGCGCCGGTGCTGCCGTGGTGATCCTCGGGGGCGGGCTGATCGGCATCGAACTGGCCGCATCGGCACTGCAGCTCGGCAACCAGGTGACCGTGCTCGAGCGAAGCGATGCGGTGCTCGGCCGGGTGCTGCCGGAGCGAATCGCCCAGTGTCTGGTGCGTTTCCACGTCGAACAGGGCGTGCGCATGGTGACCGGTGCCAAGGTGGCCGCCGTCGAAGGTGACCATCGGGTGCGGCGGGTCACGATGGACGACGGGACGCACATCGAGGCTGACCTGGTGGTCGTCGGGGTCGGCGTGGCGCCGGCGGTCGATGTGGCGGTCAATTCCGGAATCGATGTCGACAACGGCATCGTGGTCGACGAGTTCTGTGAGACCTCGGTGCCCGGTGTGTATGCCGCGGGTGACGTGGCGAGCTCCCCATGCGGCCACGACTCCGGACGAATCCGGTTGGAACACTGGCAGAACGCACAGAATCAGGGCATCGCCGCCGCGCGTTCGATGGTGGGACGGCGGGAACCCTACCGCGACCTGCCGTGGTTCTGGTCGGACCAGGGCCAGACGAACATCCAGGTGGCCGGGCGGCTGCATCCGGAAGATCACGTCGTATGGCGCGGCAGCCCGGAATCCATGCAATTCACGGCATTTCACCTGCGGGACAGTGTGTTGGTCGGAGCCGTCGGGGTGAACCGGCGGCGGGAGGTCCGGATGGCGATGAGCCTGATCGAGCGGCGGGCCAGGCCGGAGCCGGCCTTGCTGTCCGACCCGGCCGTCGATCTGCGCTCGATCGACGACGCCGCGACACCCGCGGGGCAACAGTGA
- a CDS encoding VOC family protein translates to MNEVVALGYLGLRATDLRAWRKYGTEILGLQDVSAHEQCDDQTVLLRGDERGWRLAIHQADTGGAAYVGWEVPNDAALDRLARRLENAGVEIHHDPDCAAQRQVEALIRCTDPDGHRLEFFYGARVPKRPFVSPRGIRFVTGDLGLGHVFFFVTDLAAAKRFYLEVLGFRLTDTIEFHGRKVHFAHVNPRHHSLAFVENDNLAPALGHFMLEVTDIDDVGRTLDAVHAGGVQLTETLGRHTNDLAISFFMKNPSGSEIEYGYDGRLVDDSTWRVSSYDATSLWGHHRD, encoded by the coding sequence ATGAATGAAGTTGTCGCACTGGGCTATCTGGGCCTCCGCGCCACTGATCTGCGTGCCTGGCGCAAGTACGGGACCGAGATTCTGGGCTTGCAGGACGTCTCGGCGCACGAGCAATGCGATGACCAGACGGTTCTGTTGCGCGGTGACGAGCGCGGCTGGCGGCTGGCAATTCACCAGGCCGATACCGGTGGAGCGGCCTATGTCGGCTGGGAAGTGCCGAACGACGCCGCACTGGACCGGCTGGCCCGGCGGCTGGAGAACGCCGGCGTCGAGATCCACCACGATCCGGACTGTGCCGCCCAGCGTCAGGTCGAGGCTCTCATCCGGTGTACCGATCCCGATGGTCACCGGTTGGAATTCTTCTACGGTGCCCGGGTACCGAAGCGGCCCTTCGTTTCCCCGAGAGGTATCCGGTTCGTGACCGGTGACCTCGGCTTGGGGCACGTGTTCTTCTTCGTCACCGACCTCGCCGCCGCGAAGCGGTTCTACCTCGAAGTGCTGGGCTTCCGCCTCACAGACACCATCGAATTCCACGGCCGCAAAGTCCATTTCGCGCACGTGAACCCCCGCCATCACAGCCTCGCGTTCGTCGAGAACGACAACCTGGCGCCGGCCCTGGGGCACTTCATGCTCGAGGTCACCGACATCGACGACGTCGGGAGGACGCTCGACGCGGTCCACGCCGGTGGGGTTCAGCTCACCGAAACCCTGGGCCGGCACACCAACGATCTGGCCATCTCGTTCTTCATGAAGAATCCGTCCGGCTCGGAGATCGAGTACGGCTACGACGGGCGGTTGGTCGACGACTCCACGTGGCGGGTGTCGAGTTACGACGCCACCAGTTTGTGGGGGCATCACCGTGACTGA
- a CDS encoding acyl-CoA dehydrogenase family protein, with protein sequence MVTTELQVPSAAELHAALVERARALAPAIRERSTRTEDLRRVPSESITEIIDAGLGGRMLAPRRFGGDELTLDTMYEVAVELGRACASTAWCAALLPHDAHMVGFFQQAAQEAVWSDGPDTCIAASLAPAATVRKVDGGYRLTGRHGFASGVDHSSWVIVSGLIKESDRAANHHFLIGPGEYSIDDDWYAAGMRGTGSKTIVIDDVFVPDEFALAAASLVAGDGPGSEVNRGPLYRQPLALHAGLTFLGPMVGTALDAYDHFVEWARGRSATAASEVVQEAIARTAADLELAQLAVERVLADARVSGRMELADRAATLRDYDRVAELLTDAVDRLFKLSGTSGFRDSSPMQQKWRDVHMMASHVSFTRANYQHYGRMVLGLERDPKLTVF encoded by the coding sequence ATGGTAACCACCGAACTTCAAGTACCTTCGGCAGCCGAGTTGCATGCCGCTCTGGTCGAGCGTGCCCGGGCCCTGGCGCCGGCGATCCGCGAGCGGTCCACCCGCACCGAGGATCTGCGGCGCGTGCCGTCCGAGTCGATCACCGAGATCATCGACGCCGGGCTGGGCGGCCGCATGCTCGCGCCGCGACGGTTCGGTGGTGACGAGTTGACGCTCGACACCATGTACGAGGTCGCTGTCGAGCTCGGCCGGGCCTGCGCGTCCACGGCCTGGTGTGCGGCGTTGCTGCCGCATGACGCACACATGGTCGGGTTTTTCCAGCAGGCCGCGCAGGAGGCGGTGTGGTCCGACGGTCCCGACACCTGTATCGCGGCGTCGCTGGCGCCCGCGGCCACGGTGCGCAAGGTCGACGGAGGTTATCGGCTGACCGGCAGGCATGGCTTCGCCAGCGGGGTCGACCATTCCTCGTGGGTGATCGTCAGCGGGCTGATCAAGGAGAGTGATCGCGCGGCGAATCACCACTTCCTGATCGGGCCGGGTGAGTATTCGATCGACGACGACTGGTACGCGGCAGGCATGCGGGGGACCGGGAGCAAGACGATCGTCATCGACGACGTGTTCGTTCCGGATGAATTCGCTCTTGCCGCAGCCTCTCTGGTCGCCGGCGACGGTCCGGGAAGCGAAGTGAACCGAGGCCCGCTCTACCGGCAGCCCCTGGCGCTGCACGCCGGGTTGACGTTCCTGGGCCCGATGGTGGGCACCGCTCTGGATGCCTACGACCACTTCGTCGAGTGGGCGCGCGGTCGGAGCGCCACCGCGGCATCCGAAGTCGTGCAGGAAGCGATCGCCCGCACGGCGGCCGACCTGGAGCTGGCTCAGCTGGCCGTCGAGCGGGTTCTCGCGGATGCGCGGGTGTCCGGGCGCATGGAACTCGCGGACCGGGCCGCCACGCTGCGGGACTACGACCGAGTGGCCGAACTGCTGACCGACGCGGTCGATCGGTTGTTCAAACTCAGCGGCACCTCCGGCTTTCGGGACAGCAGTCCCATGCAGCAGAAGTGGCGCGACGTCCACATGATGGCGAGCCACGTGTCGTTCACCCGGGCCAACTACCAGCACTACGGCCGCATGGTGCTCGGTCTGGAACGCGACCCCAAGCTAACCGTCTTCTGA
- a CDS encoding peptidase C15 — protein sequence MTRALVTGFGAYATETDNPSGLIAQRLDGQQIAGLDVVARVLPVDTELVHDVLAEAIESLKPAVVVLTGVAPGRTAPAVERVAVNVRDFPIPDTAQRVPIDEPVVDGGPAAYLSTLPVKAIVDGWRRAGLAGYVSNTAGTYLCNQVFYLARHLCRVPGARVGMVHLPVTPARSTASTPPLPSVPVEVLEHQVRLAVSISAEHQGEDLRIGGGAIS from the coding sequence ATGACCCGAGCGCTCGTCACCGGATTCGGCGCATACGCAACCGAGACCGACAATCCCAGCGGTCTGATCGCGCAACGGTTGGACGGACAGCAGATCGCAGGCCTGGACGTGGTCGCCCGCGTGCTGCCGGTGGACACCGAACTGGTGCACGACGTGTTGGCCGAGGCCATCGAGTCACTCAAGCCTGCGGTCGTGGTGCTGACGGGCGTCGCACCCGGCCGCACGGCACCCGCGGTGGAACGCGTGGCGGTCAATGTGCGGGACTTTCCGATTCCCGATACCGCGCAGCGGGTTCCGATCGACGAACCGGTGGTCGACGGCGGTCCGGCCGCTTACTTGAGCACGTTGCCGGTCAAGGCGATCGTGGACGGTTGGCGGCGTGCGGGGCTGGCCGGCTACGTCTCGAACACGGCCGGGACCTATCTGTGCAACCAGGTGTTTTACCTGGCCCGGCATCTGTGTCGCGTCCCGGGCGCGCGGGTCGGGATGGTGCACCTGCCCGTGACGCCTGCCCGGTCGACCGCGAGTACACCGCCGCTGCCGTCTGTCCCGGTCGAAGTTCTCGAACATCAGGTAAGGCTGGCAGTTTCGATCTCTGCCGAGCACCAGGGAGAAGACCTGCGCATCGGTGGAGGGGCAATCAGTTGA
- a CDS encoding 2-keto-4-pentenoate hydratase, with protein sequence MNIEFSTAIQPTVDSIAGRLLSAQAKKQRMPSLSAECRDLNFDLAYRIQDEALSQRIERGEHVVGIKVQSRSSVTPLTGWLTDAMALRTSDHLPTELLVDPGVEPVIAFVTGRRLCGPGVTAAAALAAVDLVFAGLEVTDSRYSDRRCTAPDLVADNLSSSYYLTGPVGFAPAGLDLSREEAGITVATGAATVTRFDAVARSHPSEALAAAANCLARRGHAIEVGWTVLVGTAPVPLPVGFPVTARFSSLRSVTLAC encoded by the coding sequence GTGAACATCGAATTCAGCACCGCAATCCAGCCCACTGTCGACTCCATTGCCGGAAGGCTGCTGAGCGCGCAGGCCAAGAAGCAACGGATGCCGTCACTTTCGGCGGAATGTCGCGATCTGAACTTCGATCTCGCCTATCGGATTCAGGACGAGGCCTTGAGCCAGCGGATCGAGCGCGGCGAGCACGTCGTCGGTATCAAGGTGCAGTCCCGGTCCTCGGTGACTCCGCTGACCGGGTGGCTGACCGATGCGATGGCACTGCGTACAAGCGATCACCTGCCCACAGAGTTGCTCGTCGATCCCGGTGTCGAACCGGTGATCGCGTTCGTCACGGGGCGGCGGCTCTGCGGTCCCGGGGTCACCGCCGCAGCGGCGCTGGCGGCGGTCGATCTCGTGTTCGCCGGATTGGAAGTCACCGACAGCCGCTACTCGGACCGCCGGTGCACTGCGCCCGACCTGGTCGCCGACAACCTGTCGTCGTCCTATTACCTCACCGGACCGGTCGGGTTCGCCCCCGCCGGCCTGGACCTGTCGCGGGAAGAGGCCGGCATCACCGTCGCCACCGGGGCAGCCACCGTGACACGTTTCGATGCGGTGGCCAGAAGCCACCCGAGCGAGGCACTCGCGGCGGCGGCGAACTGTCTTGCCCGGCGCGGTCACGCGATCGAGGTGGGCTGGACAGTCCTCGTCGGGACGGCGCCGGTACCGCTGCCCGTCGGCTTCCCGGTCACCGCCCGGTTCTCGTCGCTGAGGTCCGTCACCCTGGCCTGCTGA
- a CDS encoding non-heme iron oxygenase ferredoxin subunit has translation MTAMAESEHLVRVCPVGDLAPGNVKRVDVDPPIAVYNIDGSFYATADWCTHDRSSLADEGFIENGQVECGWHFAKFCVRTGAVTAPPAVQPLATYSVQVIDDVVYVDVTG, from the coding sequence ATGACGGCAATGGCAGAGTCCGAACACCTGGTCCGGGTGTGCCCGGTCGGAGACCTGGCGCCGGGCAACGTGAAACGGGTCGATGTCGATCCACCGATCGCGGTGTACAACATCGACGGCTCGTTCTACGCGACCGCCGACTGGTGTACACACGACAGGTCGTCGCTGGCCGACGAGGGCTTCATCGAGAACGGCCAGGTCGAATGTGGCTGGCATTTCGCCAAGTTCTGTGTGCGCACCGGCGCGGTCACCGCGCCGCCTGCGGTCCAACCGCTCGCGACCTACTCGGTCCAGGTGATCGATGACGTGGTGTACGTGGACGTAACCGGCTGA
- a CDS encoding DUF2848 family protein, whose protein sequence is MPQLTFTLRDDETVTVDVDTLLNAGYAGRSQADVTAHINELAELGVPAPTRIPCIYPIASYLAMQTEEIDVQHELTSGEAEWALVVAGTGPGDLLLTAACDHTDRRLEQHGVAWSKQAAPDVLAHRAWRLATIADRLDEFTLTGTVETESGIEVIQQGTLTELLSPLFWVEELRSRDLLNPGTVLMSGTIPMRPDVNQFSTGWGVELRDPVADEAISLFYSVRQTPPAVD, encoded by the coding sequence ATGCCCCAACTCACCTTCACGCTGCGCGATGACGAGACAGTCACTGTCGACGTCGACACTCTGCTCAACGCCGGATACGCGGGTCGCAGCCAAGCCGACGTGACCGCCCACATCAACGAGCTCGCCGAGTTGGGTGTGCCCGCTCCCACCCGCATCCCGTGCATCTACCCCATCGCCTCCTACCTGGCGATGCAGACCGAAGAGATCGACGTCCAGCACGAGCTCACCTCGGGCGAGGCGGAATGGGCGCTGGTGGTGGCCGGCACCGGACCCGGCGATCTGCTGCTCACCGCGGCGTGTGACCACACCGACCGGCGTCTCGAACAACATGGGGTGGCCTGGAGCAAACAGGCCGCGCCCGATGTGCTGGCCCACCGGGCCTGGCGTCTGGCCACCATCGCCGACCGGCTCGACGAGTTCACCCTGACCGGCACCGTCGAAACCGAGTCCGGCATCGAGGTGATCCAGCAGGGCACCCTGACCGAGCTGCTGTCGCCGCTGTTCTGGGTCGAGGAGCTGCGCTCGCGCGACCTGCTCAACCCGGGCACCGTGCTGATGTCCGGAACCATCCCGATGCGCCCCGACGTGAACCAGTTCAGTACCGGATGGGGTGTGGAACTGCGCGATCCCGTCGCAGACGAGGCCATCTCACTGTTCTACTCGGTGCGGCAGACGCCCCCGGCAGTCGATTGA
- a CDS encoding aromatic-ring-hydroxylating dioxygenase subunit beta: MSVGEMVQPTEVGELEQVLLQHRVEQFLYREAQLLDHWQWASWLELFDEDILYWMPVRRNRLRRQRGQDEVPEGIEMAHFYDDYSSLQMRVNQMHSGTHWAEDPPSRCRHLVTNVIVQPRSEVSGDAVEYDVWLNFLVHRNRLESETDIWAGERRDVLRVVDTGFKIARRTILLDQNVVQSKNLSVLF; the protein is encoded by the coding sequence ATGAGCGTCGGAGAGATGGTGCAACCCACCGAGGTCGGTGAGCTCGAGCAGGTTCTGCTGCAACACCGCGTCGAACAGTTCCTCTACCGCGAGGCCCAGCTGCTCGACCATTGGCAATGGGCCAGTTGGCTGGAGTTGTTCGATGAGGACATCCTCTACTGGATGCCGGTGCGCCGGAACCGGCTTCGCCGCCAACGCGGGCAGGACGAGGTTCCCGAGGGTATCGAGATGGCGCATTTCTACGACGACTACTCGTCGCTGCAGATGCGAGTGAACCAGATGCACTCGGGCACGCACTGGGCAGAAGACCCGCCGTCCCGGTGCCGGCATCTGGTGACGAACGTGATCGTGCAGCCGCGGTCCGAGGTCTCCGGTGATGCCGTCGAGTACGACGTCTGGTTGAACTTCCTCGTCCACCGCAATCGGCTCGAGTCCGAAACCGATATCTGGGCAGGAGAGCGTCGCGATGTGTTGCGGGTGGTGGACACGGGCTTCAAGATCGCCCGCCGGACCATTCTGCTCGATCAGAACGTCGTGCAGTCGAAGAACCTGAGCGTCCTGTTCTGA